In the genome of Candidatus Binatia bacterium, one region contains:
- a CDS encoding acetyl-CoA carboxylase carboxyltransferase subunit, which yields MTKRRAVIPTLDNPLAEAPARGVERPLPPYDQAIRDGQELRGRPFTAAGTMQILRQHVKGRMTVWERIDALQDRDANATVLWQNWGKSLDGASIATLVTKIDGRDVAVYGHDFCVRAGSMDATNGRKLANLIYLAGERGMPLIGMNDSAGAFVPAGIGGLDGYAEAFTALRKVSGVVPSIMCMFGFNAGGGAYLPRQGSFMIQPEETFFGLTGPGVVKSVLGEDVTPDELGGPGVHGASGVTDVCVQDELAALRTARRLLAYLPSSNRVMAPFQATSDPIGRRTTEIDTLLRKAFNSPTGFNTPIDVTVVIERVCDHGDYMELQPDRARNAITAFGRLGGNVVGFVANNSAVASGQIDCDAAFKIARFVRFCSLYNIPVIFIEDTTGFLPGKEQESRGIVQAGRAMLDAIIDIRTPRILLILRNAFGGAYAAFNCYATGADIVLALPTTRVAVMGPAGKEYVYKDDLRALRSRAATMEREEIEARAKSGTPPEEAKQEAARAAQEWLRAQEAEVSARYERELMNPREALSLGSISEIVMPEDLRAVLGRNLGALLRAYVPGPMGGPQREFH from the coding sequence ATGACTAAACGCCGGGCCGTGATCCCGACCCTGGACAATCCGCTTGCCGAGGCGCCAGCGCGCGGTGTGGAGCGACCGTTGCCGCCTTACGATCAGGCGATTCGCGATGGTCAGGAGTTGCGCGGCCGGCCGTTTACCGCCGCCGGGACGATGCAGATCCTGCGCCAGCACGTCAAGGGCCGGATGACGGTCTGGGAGCGCATCGACGCGCTGCAGGACCGGGACGCCAACGCCACCGTGCTGTGGCAGAACTGGGGGAAGAGTCTGGACGGTGCGTCGATCGCAACGCTGGTCACGAAGATCGATGGCCGCGACGTCGCCGTCTATGGCCACGATTTCTGCGTGCGCGCCGGCTCGATGGATGCCACCAACGGTCGCAAGTTGGCCAACCTGATCTATCTCGCCGGAGAACGCGGTATGCCGCTGATCGGCATGAACGATAGCGCCGGGGCCTTTGTCCCAGCGGGTATCGGCGGCCTCGACGGCTATGCCGAAGCGTTCACCGCGTTACGCAAGGTCAGCGGCGTCGTGCCGAGCATCATGTGCATGTTCGGCTTCAACGCCGGAGGCGGTGCCTACTTGCCGCGCCAGGGCAGTTTCATGATCCAGCCCGAGGAGACTTTCTTCGGCCTCACGGGACCGGGAGTGGTCAAGAGCGTTCTCGGCGAGGACGTTACTCCCGACGAACTCGGCGGTCCTGGCGTGCACGGAGCCAGCGGCGTGACGGACGTTTGCGTGCAGGACGAGCTGGCGGCCCTGCGGACCGCACGGCGGCTGCTCGCTTACCTGCCGAGCTCGAATCGGGTCATGGCCCCGTTCCAGGCGACCAGCGACCCGATCGGACGGCGCACCACCGAGATCGACACCTTGCTGCGCAAGGCCTTCAACTCGCCGACCGGGTTCAATACGCCCATCGACGTTACCGTGGTGATCGAGCGCGTGTGCGACCACGGCGATTACATGGAGCTGCAGCCCGATCGCGCGCGTAATGCCATCACCGCCTTCGGGCGGCTCGGCGGTAACGTCGTCGGTTTCGTCGCCAACAACAGTGCCGTCGCCAGCGGACAGATCGACTGCGACGCCGCCTTCAAGATCGCTCGTTTCGTCCGCTTCTGCTCCCTGTACAACATCCCCGTGATCTTCATCGAGGACACCACCGGCTTCCTCCCCGGCAAAGAACAGGAAAGCCGCGGCATAGTCCAGGCCGGACGGGCCATGCTCGACGCCATTATCGACATCCGCACGCCGCGCATCCTTCTCATCCTGCGCAATGCTTTCGGCGGGGCTTACGCGGCATTCAACTGCTACGCGACGGGCGCGGATATCGTTCTCGCTCTGCCCACGACCCGCGTCGCCGTCATGGGTCCTGCCGGCAAGGAGTATGTGTACAAGGACGATTTGCGTGCCCTGCGCAGCCGTGCCGCGACCATGGAGCGCGAGGAGATCGAGGCGCGTGCGAAGAGCGGCACGCCGCCCGAGGAGGCCAAACAGGAGGCCGCCAGGGCGGCTCAGGAGTGGTTGCGCGCACAGGAGGCGGAGGTCAGTGCCCGCTACGAGCGTGAGCTGATGAACCCGCGCGAGGCGCTGTCGCTGGGGTCGATCTCCGAGATCGTCATGCCCGAGGACTTGCGCGCCGTGCTGGGCCGCAATCTCGGGGCGCTGCTGCGCGCCTACGTGCCGGGACCGATGGGCGGTCCGCAGCGGGAGTTCCATTGA
- a CDS encoding FAD-dependent oxidoreductase, protein MGRRVLIVGGVAGGASCAARLRRLDESAEIVIFDRGPYVSFANCGLPYFVGNVIADQRKLLVASRELFRERFNIGVCTRHEVTAIDRARRTIRVRDLDASGAPAERDEPYDALVLSPGAAPIRPPLPGIDLPGVFAVRTIPDSVRIRTWIEERAPRRAVVVGGGFIGLEMAENIAHRGLEVTILEKLPQVMPPIDAEMAYWVQRHLRERGVTLHLGDGVAGFEDEHGALAVLTESGARLRTDLVILSIGVRPEVELARQCGLALGARGGIMVDDTMRTADRNIWAVGDAVEVRDVLTGQETIVPLAGPANRQGRIAAESIAGRQRLFRGVQATAVVGVFGLTVACTGASEKGLRRCGVGDFQKVYLHPGHHAGYYPGARPIRLKLLFDVPDGRILGAQAVGLEGVEKRIDVIAMAIQKGATVYDLAEAELCYAPQFGGAKDPVNLAGMVAANYLDGDMPLAQWEGLGKDGELLVDVREADEHAAGHIPGAINLPLSQLRQHYGQLPKDRPIALFCEVGQRAYYAARFLLQHGYRASNLSGGYTTYQALKAAGVIAAPAVESEN, encoded by the coding sequence ATGGGAAGACGTGTCTTGATCGTCGGTGGCGTCGCCGGCGGGGCGTCATGTGCGGCGCGGTTGCGGCGACTCGACGAGAGTGCGGAGATCGTGATCTTCGACCGCGGCCCGTACGTGTCGTTTGCCAACTGCGGCCTGCCGTACTTCGTCGGTAACGTGATTGCCGACCAGCGCAAGCTGCTGGTCGCCTCACGGGAGCTCTTCCGCGAACGGTTCAACATCGGCGTGTGCACGCGGCACGAGGTGACGGCCATCGACCGCGCACGACGCACGATCCGAGTCCGCGATCTCGACGCGAGCGGCGCGCCGGCCGAACGCGACGAACCCTACGACGCACTGGTCCTGTCGCCGGGCGCGGCGCCGATTCGCCCGCCGCTGCCCGGCATCGACCTGCCCGGGGTCTTCGCCGTGCGCACGATCCCTGACAGCGTCCGCATCCGCACCTGGATAGAGGAGCGCGCACCGCGGCGCGCCGTTGTCGTCGGCGGCGGGTTCATCGGGCTCGAGATGGCGGAGAACATCGCGCATCGGGGTTTGGAGGTAACGATCCTCGAGAAGCTGCCGCAGGTAATGCCACCGATCGACGCGGAAATGGCTTACTGGGTACAGCGGCATCTCCGGGAGCGCGGCGTGACGCTGCACCTCGGAGATGGCGTGGCCGGCTTCGAGGACGAACATGGCGCACTGGCGGTGCTGACAGAGTCAGGTGCGCGGCTGCGGACCGATCTGGTCATACTATCCATCGGCGTGCGGCCGGAAGTCGAGCTGGCGCGGCAATGCGGACTCGCTCTGGGGGCGCGTGGCGGCATCATGGTCGACGATACGATGCGCACGGCGGACCGGAACATCTGGGCCGTTGGCGATGCCGTGGAGGTACGCGACGTGCTGACCGGACAGGAGACGATCGTGCCATTAGCGGGCCCGGCGAATCGGCAGGGGCGGATCGCCGCGGAGTCGATCGCCGGCCGCCAGCGATTGTTCCGCGGGGTGCAGGCTACCGCCGTGGTCGGCGTGTTCGGCCTCACGGTCGCCTGTACCGGAGCCTCGGAGAAAGGGTTGCGTCGCTGCGGTGTCGGCGATTTCCAGAAGGTCTACCTGCATCCGGGCCATCATGCCGGCTATTATCCGGGAGCCCGGCCGATTCGTCTGAAGCTCCTCTTCGACGTGCCCGACGGGCGCATACTGGGCGCGCAGGCGGTCGGACTCGAAGGTGTGGAAAAGCGCATCGACGTGATCGCCATGGCGATCCAGAAGGGCGCCACCGTTTACGACCTGGCGGAAGCCGAACTGTGTTACGCGCCCCAGTTCGGCGGCGCCAAGGATCCCGTGAACCTGGCCGGCATGGTGGCGGCGAACTATCTGGACGGCGACATGCCGCTGGCGCAATGGGAGGGTCTGGGAAAAGACGGGGAACTGCTCGTGGACGTGCGCGAGGCCGACGAGCACGCCGCCGGGCATATCCCGGGAGCCATCAACTTACCGCTGTCGCAACTACGGCAGCACTACGGGCAGTTGCCGAAGGATCGGCCCATCGCCCTGTTCTGCGAGGTGGGACAACGAGCCTACTACGCGGCCCGGTTCCTCCTCCAGCACGGGTACCGGGCGTCGAACCTGTCCGGTGGGTACACGACCTACCAGGCCCTGAAGGCCGCGGGGGTGATCGCAGCGCCGGCGGTAGAGTCGGAGAACTGA
- the polX gene encoding DNA polymerase/3'-5' exonuclease PolX yields the protein MTNAEIARVLREIAIFLDMDGVAFKPRAYEKAADAVESSDAQLAELYRGGGVKAIEAVPGVGRGIGEKIIELIETGALPYYEELRARTPVDLSALTAVAGLGPKHIKALYESLGVRDLADLERAARAGRIRGLPGFGEKSEQKILKGVGFVQQHSGRFALGVALPVMEELAVRLRAVMGVTEVALAGSIRRRKETVGDGDVLVVAADPGRVMNAFVAMPEVVHVHGKGETKSSVKLSSGMDVDLRVVPAASFGAALNYFTGSKAHNVALRRRAQERGLKLNEYGVFRGQRAIAGKTEAEVYAALDLPYIPPELREDNGEIEAAAAGRLPALVDYDDLRGDLQLQTTWTDGANTIEEMAAEAQRLGHEYIAITDHTRGLAMTGGSDEKQLRRQMAAIDKLNRRLAGIRVLKGAEVNIDKDGRLDIDDATLAQLDVVGVAVHSHFGLSRTAQTRRVIRAMENPNADILFHPTARVVLRREAIDLDVDAVIAAAKRTGTVLEIDAHPDRLDLKDEHIRKAVAAGVPLIIDTDAHSLAHMHYLHYGVAMARRGWATRDDIVNTRTLLGFLASLKGGRRG from the coding sequence ATGACCAACGCCGAGATCGCCCGCGTGCTGCGTGAGATCGCCATCTTCCTCGACATGGACGGCGTCGCGTTCAAACCGCGGGCTTACGAGAAGGCGGCAGACGCCGTCGAGTCGAGCGACGCGCAGCTTGCCGAGCTGTACCGCGGCGGCGGCGTCAAGGCGATCGAGGCGGTGCCCGGGGTCGGCCGGGGCATCGGCGAGAAGATCATCGAGCTGATCGAAACCGGCGCTCTCCCGTACTACGAAGAGCTGCGGGCGCGGACACCCGTCGACTTGAGCGCACTCACCGCCGTCGCGGGGCTCGGACCGAAGCACATCAAGGCACTGTACGAGTCGCTCGGCGTGCGTGATCTCGCCGACCTCGAGCGTGCCGCACGTGCCGGCCGCATCCGCGGCCTGCCCGGTTTCGGCGAGAAGAGCGAACAGAAGATCTTGAAGGGCGTCGGTTTCGTTCAGCAACACAGCGGGCGTTTTGCGCTGGGTGTCGCCCTGCCGGTGATGGAGGAATTGGCAGTTCGCCTGCGCGCCGTCATGGGCGTGACGGAGGTCGCGCTGGCGGGATCCATCCGGCGGCGCAAGGAAACCGTGGGCGACGGCGACGTGTTGGTGGTTGCGGCCGACCCCGGGCGCGTCATGAACGCGTTCGTTGCCATGCCCGAGGTCGTTCACGTGCACGGCAAGGGCGAGACCAAATCGAGCGTGAAGTTGTCTTCCGGAATGGACGTCGACCTGAGGGTCGTTCCGGCGGCCAGCTTCGGTGCGGCGCTCAACTACTTTACGGGGAGCAAGGCTCACAACGTCGCCTTGCGCCGCCGGGCCCAGGAGCGCGGCCTGAAGCTCAACGAGTATGGCGTTTTTCGCGGCCAGCGGGCGATTGCCGGCAAGACCGAGGCGGAGGTCTACGCGGCGCTCGACCTGCCGTACATCCCTCCCGAGTTGCGCGAGGATAACGGCGAGATCGAGGCGGCCGCCGCCGGTCGCCTCCCTGCGCTCGTCGATTACGACGATCTGCGCGGCGACCTGCAGTTGCAGACGACGTGGACCGACGGCGCCAACACGATCGAGGAGATGGCGGCCGAGGCGCAGCGACTTGGGCACGAGTACATCGCCATCACAGATCACACGCGCGGACTGGCAATGACCGGCGGGTCCGACGAAAAACAACTCCGGCGGCAAATGGCGGCGATCGACAAGTTGAACCGGCGCCTGGCGGGCATCAGGGTGCTCAAGGGAGCCGAGGTCAACATCGACAAGGACGGTCGGCTCGACATCGATGACGCGACGCTGGCACAGCTCGATGTCGTCGGCGTGGCCGTTCACTCCCATTTCGGTCTGTCGCGGACGGCGCAGACGCGGCGGGTGATACGGGCCATGGAGAACCCGAACGCCGATATACTTTTCCATCCGACGGCACGCGTGGTCCTGCGTCGCGAGGCTATCGATCTGGACGTCGACGCCGTCATCGCGGCGGCCAAACGCACCGGAACGGTGCTGGAGATCGACGCCCATCCGGACCGCCTGGACCTGAAGGACGAGCACATCCGCAAGGCGGTGGCCGCGGGCGTGCCTCTGATCATCGACACCGACGCGCACAGCCTGGCCCATATGCATTACCTGCACTACGGCGTGGCCATGGCGCGGCGAGGCTGGGCGACCAGGGACGATATCGTCAACACCAGGACCCTGCTTGGGTTCCTGGCATCACTCAAGGGCGGACGGCGCGGCTGA
- a CDS encoding DUF3782 domain-containing protein, whose protein sequence is MSAQPRSVTAAVIADLEADPMLRDHFVRALGDGIATARALAEQGRILERHTQVLEDLTEAVRDQGRHIEEQGKRIEEQGKRIEEQGKRIEEQGKRIEEQGKRIERQGERIEEQGKRVEQQGERIEEAFRRVEALGARWGLHSEEAFREGMRSVLERRFKARVRHWEGFDPDGVVFGHPASIELDLVISNGTSLVIEVKSHVSAADLAAFERKAKLYEQQTQTAVARMVVSPSVDPRAVKMAEDLGIEISTHLG, encoded by the coding sequence ATGAGCGCGCAACCGCGATCGGTGACTGCAGCGGTCATTGCCGACCTGGAAGCGGACCCCATGCTGCGAGACCACTTCGTCCGCGCTCTGGGCGACGGCATCGCCACCGCACGCGCGCTCGCCGAGCAGGGTCGCATCCTTGAGCGACACACCCAGGTACTCGAAGACCTGACTGAAGCCGTTCGCGATCAGGGTCGACACATCGAGGAACAGGGCAAACGTATTGAGGAACAGGGCAAACGTATCGAGGAACAGGGTAAACGTATCGAGGAACAGGGTAAGCGTATCGAGGAACAGGGCAAACGCATCGAGCGGCAGGGTGAGCGTATCGAGGAACAGGGCAAGCGCGTCGAGCAGCAGGGTGAGCGTATCGAGGAGGCATTCCGGAGGGTGGAGGCACTCGGAGCCCGCTGGGGTTTGCACTCCGAAGAGGCGTTCCGAGAGGGAATGCGCTCGGTGCTCGAAAGACGCTTTAAAGCCAGGGTCCGTCATTGGGAGGGTTTCGATCCTGACGGGGTCGTTTTCGGTCACCCGGCGTCGATCGAGCTCGACCTGGTAATCAGCAACGGTACCAGCCTGGTTATCGAGGTTAAGTCTCACGTATCCGCGGCGGACCTCGCGGCGTTCGAGCGCAAAGCCAAGCTCTACGAGCAACAGACCCAGACCGCCGTCGCCCGTATGGTCGTCAGCCCGTCGGTGGACCCGCGTGCAGTTAAGATGGCCGAAGACCTGGGGATAGAGATATCCACCCACCTCGGGTGA